A portion of the Candida dubliniensis CD36 chromosome R, complete sequence genome contains these proteins:
- a CDS encoding conserved hypothetical protein (homology to bacterial nucleoside-diphosphate-sugar epimerases but no Pfam domains for epimerase;~Pfam domains for tetrahydrofolate dehydrogenase/cyclohydrolase, catalytic domain, tetrahydrofolate dehydrogenase/cyclohydrolase, NAD(P)-binding domain and formate--tetrahydrofolate ligase) has product MSVKNIIVFGSHGKIGQQFVRLLADKTSVFKGTAVVRNNEQAKTIKSITSNSPNVSLLNFTLDNANVGEIASAIKGHDAVVFTVGSAGKNLLQVDLDAAVKTFEASVEAQVKRFIIISAIHADNREFFSNLSLRNYYIAKHYADRVLVNEFGGELDYTILKPTELTDEAATGKIRIIKGTDEDIGTITRADVAKVIYEIVNDQDTFGKSYNIANGDLDITDKRIYKIV; this is encoded by the coding sequence ATGTCTGTTAAGAATATCATTGTATTTGGGTCCCATGGAAAGATTGGTCAGCAATTTGTCCGTTTGTTAGCTGATAAGACATCTGTTTTCAAAGGAACTGCTGTTGTCAGAAACAATGAACAAGCAAAAACCATCAAATCGATTACTTCGAATTCCCCTAATGTTTCGTTGTTGAACTTTACTTTGGATAATGCTAATGTTGGTGAGATTGCATCGGCCATTAAGGGCCACGATGCGGTTGTTTTTACTGTTGGGTCGGCAGGGAAGAATCTTTTGCAGGTGGATTTGGATGCAGCAGTAAAGACATTTGAAGCTAGTGTTGAGGCACAAGTTAAGcgttttattattattagtgcCATCCATGCCGACAATCGTGAATTTTTCAGCAATTTATCCTTGAGAAATTACTATATTGCTAAGCATTATGCTGATCGGGTTTTGGTAAACGAGTTTGGTGGTGAGTTGGATTACACGATTTTGAAGCCTACTGAATTGACTGACGAAGCAGCAACTGGGAAAATCAGAATTATCAAGGGTactgatgaagatattgGTACTATCACCAGAGCTGATGTGGCCAAGGTCATTTATGAGATTGTTAATGACCAGGACACTTTTGGCAAGAGCTACAATATTGCTAATGGGGATTTAGATATTACAGataaaagaatatataaGATTGTATAG
- a CDS encoding C-1-tetrahydrofolate synthase, cytoplasmic, putative (EC 6.3.4.3) (Similar to S. cerevisiae ADE3): MLRLRPAIRSIRNFHRTCVSLDAVVVSGTKLANSIRANVAEKVINYNKEHFGDNNKSFENFRFQPSLTILQVGSRPDSSAYVKSKLKAAASSNIKSKLIKLDETISQEDLVEVIDRLNKDPKVHGILVQLPLPKHIDESVITNAVVTDKDVDGFDHYNVGQLSKRGGTPFFKPCTPNGIMELIKTTGVSLRGKTAVVIGRSDIVGTPVATMLRNEDCTVTVCHRYTQNLPEIVRQADIVVAAVGIPEYVKADWIKEGAVVIDVGINYKDDPTAKRGRRLVGDIDYEEVAKKASFITPVPGGVGPMTVAMLCSNVYDAALIHAKKAHEHGFKPLELNIKDPVPSDIEISRTQKPKKITKVAQELGILDAELEPYGHYKAKVDPKSVIERLDEQAEGSAQDKGNYVLVAGITPTPLGEGKSTTTMGLTQALGAHLGYNAIANVRQPSMGPTFGVKGGAAGGGYAQVIPMDEFNMHLTGDIHAISAAQNLLCAAVDTRMFHESTSKTTTGFFKRLVPVKKGKRSFTPSMLKRLEKLGIDKTNPDDLTAEEIEKFAKLNIDPDSITIKRVVDCNDRFVREITIGEGKNEASKYPPRKTGMDITVASELMAILALSNSLKDLRQRVGKLVVGTQRDTGVAITAEDIGCAGAITALLKDAIKPNLMQSLEGTPVFVHAGPFANISIGASSVIADKLALKLTSPSNPINNGDTGFVVTEAGFDFTMGGERFFNIKCRASGLKPDAVVLVATSRALKLHGGATDVKPGQPLPAEYITENLEYLEKGCANLAKQISNIKQYNVPVVVAINQFETDTDAEIKLIQSLALKAGADFAVPSNHWAKGGAGAVDLASAVVDAVKLAPLEQQKYLYDVNDTVEEKLLAITTKMYGASGIELSPLAKKQIETYTKQGYDKLPICIAKTQYSLSHDPSLKGVPTGFTVPIREVRCSAGAGYLYALAAEIMTIPGLPTHAGFMNVEVNDKGEIEGLF; this comes from the coding sequence ATGCTTAGGCTAAGACCAGCTATACGCTCGATTAGGAATTTCCACCGTACTTGCGTTAGCCTAGATGCGGTAGTCGTTTCAGGAACCAAGTTGGCCAACTCCATCAGAGCTAACGTGGCGGAAAAAGTTatcaattacaacaaaGAACATTTTGGCGACAATAACAAATCGTTTGAAAATTTCCGATTCCAACCAAGCTTAACAATATTGCAAGTCGGGTCAAGACCAGACTCGTCTGCGTACGTCAAGTCCAAACTAAAGGCAGCTGCCTCGTCgaatatcaaatcaaaactaaTCAAATTAGACGAAACAATCTCCCAAGAAGATTTGGTTGAAGTGATAGACCGTTTAAATAAAGATCCTAAAGTTCACGGGATCCTAGTTCAGTTGCCATTACCAAAACATATAGACGAGTCGGTCATCACCAATGCGGTCGTTACCGATAAAGACGTTGATGGGTTTGATCATTATAATGTTGGCCAACTATCGAAAAGAGGAGGCACTCCATTTTTCAAGCCGTGCACTCCAAATGGTATAATGGAGTTGATAAAGACAACTGGCGTTTCATTAAGAGGTAAAACTGCAGTTGTCATTGGTAGATCCGATATTGTTGGTACCCCTGTTGCTACAATGTTGAGAAACGAGGATTGTACCGTTACCGTGTGCCATAGATACACACAGAACTTGCCAGAAATCGTAAGACAGGCCGACATTGTGGTTGCTGCTGTCGGAATCCCTGAATACGTCAAGGCCGATTGGATCAAAGAAGGGGCTGTTGTGATTGATGTTGGTATCAATTACAAAGACGACCCAACAGCAAAAAGAGGAAGACGTTTGGTGGGTGATATTGACTATGAGGAGGTCGCCAAAAAGGCGTCCTTTATTACTCCTGTCCCAGGAGGTGTTGGTCCAATGACAGTGGCAATGTTGTGTTCCAACGTATACGACGCTGCCCTAATCCATGCCAAGAAAGCCCATGAGCACGGGTTCAAGCCTTTGGAATTGAATATCAAAGACCCAGTTCCATCCGATATCGAAATCTCAAGAACCCAAAAgcccaaaaaaataaccaaGGTTGCCCAGGAATTGGGTATACTAGATGCAGAATTAGAGCCATACGGCCATTACAAGGCCAAAGTCGACCCAAAAAGCGTGATTGAAAGATTAGACGAGCAAGCAGAAGGGTCAGCCCAAGATAAGGGTAACTACGTTTTGGTGGCCGGTATTACCCCAACACCTTTGGGTGAAGGtaaatcaacaactacCATGGGGTTGACACAAGCGCTTGGTGCGCATTTGGGATACAATGCTATTGCTAATGTTAGACAGCCATCAATGGGACCAACGTTTGGTGTCAAAGGTGGTGCTGCTGGAGGTGGTTATGCCCAAGTCATTCCTATGGACGAGTTTAATATGCATTTGACAGGTGACATTCACGCAATCTCGGCTGCCCAGAATTTGTTGTGTGCTGCAGTAGATACAAGAATGTTCCACGAATCGACGTCTAAAACCACCACAGGATTCTTCAAACGGTTAGTGCCAGTGAAAAAGGGCAAGAGAAGTTTTACCCCATCGATGTTAAAGAGATTGGAAAAATTGGGAATTGACAAAACCAACCCTGACGACTTGACTgctgaagaaattgaaaaattcgCCAAGCTCAATATCGACCCTGATTCCATCACCATCAAAAGAGTGGTTGATTGCAACGATAGATTTGTCAGAGAAATCACCATTGGAGAAGGGAAAAACGAAGCTAGTAAATACCCACCTCGTAAAACCGGTATGGACATTACCGTTGCTAGCGAGTTGATGGCCATCTTGGCATTGTCAAACTCACTAAAAGATCTTAGACAAAGAGTTGGGAAGCTTGTTGTTGGTACTCAACGCGACACGGGCGTTGCCATTACTGCTGAAGACATTGGTTGTGCTGGAGCAATAACCGCTTTATTGAAAGACGCCATTAAACCAAACTTGATGCAAAGTCTTGAAGGTACTCCTGTTTTTGTGCACGCTGGACCATTTGCAAACATCTCAATTGGTGCTTCGTCCGTTATTGCCGATAAGCTTGCTCTTAAGTTGACCTCACCTTCCAATCCAATCAACAATGGCGACACAGGGTTTGTTGTTACTGAAGCTGGTTTTGACTTTACTATGGGTGGTGAAAGATTCTTCAACATTAAATGCAGAGCTTCTGGGTTAAAGCCTGACGCTGTGGTTTTAGTTGCTACTTCCAGAGCATTGAAGTTACATGGCGGGGCTACCGACGTTAAACCAGGACAACCACTTCCAGCAGAATACATCACCGAAAACCTTGAATATCTCGAAAAAGGATGTGCCAACTTGGCCAAACAGATTTCCaatattaaacaatacAATGTCCCCGTTGTTGTCGCCATCAACCAATTTGAAACAGATACCGACGCTGAAATCAAGTTGATCCAGTCTCTTGCATTGAAAGCTGGCGCCGACTTTGCTGTTCCATCAAACCACTGGGCTAAAGGTGGTGCTGGGGCCGTGGATCTTGCTTCTGCTGTTGTCGACGCTGTAAAGTTAGCACCATTGGAACAACAAAAGTATTTGTATGATGTGAACGACACGGTAGAGGAGAAATTATTAGCCATTACCACAAAAATGTATGGTGCATCAGGAATCGAATTGTCTCCGTTGGCCAAAAAGCAGATTGAGACCTACACCAAGCAGGGGTACGATAAGTTGCCAATTTGTATTGCCAAGACCCAATACTCTTTATCGCACGACCCTTCGTTAAAGGGAGTGCCAACAGGGTTCACGGTTCCTATTAGAGAAGTAAGATGTTCTGCTGGTGCTGGTTATTTGTATGCCTTGGCAGCCGAAATCATGACCATTCCTGGATTGCCCACCCATGCTGGTTTTATGAATGTTGAAGTAAACGACAAAGGTGAAATAGAAGGGTTATTTTAA